The proteins below are encoded in one region of Streptomyces ficellus:
- a CDS encoding serine hydrolase domain-containing protein, giving the protein MNRPGHHHGRYRDDAALLDAAVRSVDAPDVVFALSRHGERAVRSGGTAPPGPVPRDALRYEIGSASKTFTGLLLADLIHRRVLTGNDPAASLLDPARPPGPRPATLAHLITHTSGLPPLPADFYPQALPRWSTNPYARYPPERVVRAFLRARPRHRPGTRWRYSNFGVAVLGHTLAAATGTPWEHLLTERVLRPLGLLDGTALRPTGPGVDATGHRADGTTPTPPLYIGGFQAAGAVRATPGDLLTFLEAHLRPDASPLAPALTEVRRPVLRRGWNHAHTHTMAWFHHPAHGGSMYFHMGATSGQTAFLGFRPDSGTALVALSTRRHSRADTLVPTAYALLGSSKDHPC; this is encoded by the coding sequence GTGAACCGGCCCGGCCACCACCACGGCCGGTACCGCGACGACGCCGCACTCCTCGACGCGGCCGTGCGCTCGGTCGACGCGCCCGACGTCGTGTTCGCGCTCTCCCGGCACGGGGAACGCGCCGTCCGCAGCGGCGGCACCGCACCGCCCGGACCCGTACCGCGCGACGCACTGCGCTACGAGATCGGCTCGGCGTCCAAGACCTTCACCGGTCTGCTCCTCGCCGACCTCATCCACCGCCGCGTGCTGACCGGCAACGACCCGGCCGCCTCCCTCCTGGACCCCGCCAGACCACCGGGACCGCGCCCCGCGACCCTGGCGCACCTGATCACCCACACCTCCGGACTTCCGCCGCTGCCGGCCGACTTCTACCCCCAGGCCCTGCCCCGCTGGTCCACCAACCCCTACGCCCGCTACCCGCCCGAGCGGGTCGTCCGCGCCTTCCTGCGCGCCCGCCCCCGCCACCGGCCCGGCACCCGCTGGCGCTACTCCAACTTCGGCGTCGCCGTCCTCGGACACACCCTCGCCGCGGCCACCGGCACCCCCTGGGAACACCTCCTCACCGAACGCGTCCTGCGCCCCCTCGGCCTCCTCGACGGAACCGCCCTGCGCCCCACCGGCCCCGGTGTCGACGCCACCGGCCACCGCGCCGACGGCACCACCCCCACGCCACCCCTGTACATCGGCGGGTTCCAGGCCGCCGGCGCAGTCCGCGCCACCCCGGGCGACCTGCTCACCTTCCTCGAGGCACACCTGCGCCCCGACGCCTCACCGCTCGCCCCGGCCCTGACGGAGGTGCGCCGCCCGGTGCTGCGACGCGGCTGGAACCACGCCCACACCCACACGATGGCCTGGTTCCACCACCCCGCCCACGGCGGAAGCATGTACTTCCACATGGGAGCCACCAGCGGACAGACCGCCTTCCTCGGCTTCCGCCCCGACAGCGGCACCGCGCTCGTCGCCCTCTCCACCCGCCGCCACAGCCGCGCCGACACCCTCGTCCCCACCGCCTACGCGCTGCTCGGCTCGTCGAAGGACCACCCATGCTGA
- a CDS encoding DUF6895 family protein, translated as MTAAASTRLVHTVGAKAIEWLYAHRDGFRLQPDADPETGILERFKPVGELALICKVLFREGVAGSRQADLARRLLDHAWRDVLDGGRMLVRGQRTEPISPIPFETYVPFRELGYSQPELERAVRLSHRLTGWAGLEVLPVRRLGLSAFERRFGLPPNLPEDEAFRRTWLAREPEPWTVETRVGYDITHTVFHLTDWGEKPDGLPASVARYLSQWLPVWLDDWLDLERWDLLGELLVVDACLPAPTLDGAAWEGFAAAQRPDGAMPALRTMPEGDPQDVFDVVYHSTLVAAFASVLATSRALGRLTAEAPA; from the coding sequence ATGACCGCCGCCGCCAGTACCCGTCTCGTGCACACGGTCGGTGCGAAGGCCATCGAGTGGCTCTACGCCCACCGCGACGGGTTCCGGCTGCAACCGGACGCCGACCCCGAGACGGGCATCCTCGAACGGTTCAAGCCGGTCGGCGAACTCGCCCTCATCTGCAAGGTCCTCTTCCGGGAAGGGGTGGCCGGCTCCCGCCAGGCCGACCTGGCCCGCCGACTGCTCGACCACGCCTGGCGGGACGTCCTCGACGGCGGCCGGATGCTGGTGCGCGGCCAGCGCACCGAACCCATCTCGCCGATCCCCTTCGAGACGTACGTCCCCTTCCGGGAACTCGGCTACAGCCAGCCCGAGCTGGAACGGGCGGTCCGGCTCAGCCACCGGCTGACCGGCTGGGCGGGCCTGGAGGTGCTGCCCGTGCGCAGACTCGGACTCAGCGCCTTCGAACGACGCTTCGGACTCCCGCCGAACCTCCCGGAGGACGAGGCCTTCCGCCGGACCTGGCTCGCACGCGAACCCGAGCCCTGGACCGTGGAGACCCGCGTCGGCTACGACATCACCCACACCGTCTTCCACCTCACCGACTGGGGCGAGAAACCGGACGGCCTGCCGGCCTCCGTCGCCCGGTACCTGAGCCAGTGGCTGCCGGTCTGGCTGGACGACTGGCTCGACCTGGAGCGCTGGGACCTGCTCGGCGAACTCCTCGTCGTCGACGCCTGCCTGCCCGCGCCCACCCTCGACGGGGCCGCCTGGGAAGGCTTCGCCGCCGCCCAGCGGCCCGACGGGGCGATGCCCGCCCTGCGCACCATGCCCGAGGGCGACCCCCAGGACGTCTTCGACGTCGTCTACCACTCCACCCTCGTCGCCGCGTTCGCGTCCGTCCTGGCCACCTCGCGGGCCCTGGGGCGGCTCACCGCCGAGGCCCCCGCGTGA
- a CDS encoding DUF6895 family protein, with amino-acid sequence MGLAGSALGWLSGNRTGFRLGDEALEPDTDVNRTWKPLGELAQMCLCVRRRTRPGTVPHDTASDLLCHAWRETRDGALLLAVQRLEPWAPYPLEVYAAFASAGLRNPAYERFAAGLVATRGWRTTEHLPNRLLSVLNSERRTGFTPHEATAAALRRTWLGGLPEPWTFERAAGYTLTHVVYHLTDWGDEPHRVPEDIADYLRIWLPVWIDGCVETQAWDLCCELLAVAASLPEPPPPELTDDAWQALALAQDASGALPEMGRGPNGEDVPRVFRNCYHSTLVAAFAATLTAARRPGAPDGGTTHRGVPA; translated from the coding sequence ATGGGGCTGGCCGGAAGCGCCCTGGGCTGGCTGTCCGGCAACCGCACCGGCTTCCGGTTGGGCGACGAGGCGCTGGAGCCCGACACCGACGTCAACCGCACCTGGAAACCCCTGGGCGAACTGGCCCAGATGTGCCTGTGCGTCCGTCGCCGCACCCGCCCGGGGACCGTGCCCCACGACACGGCCTCCGATCTGCTGTGCCACGCCTGGCGCGAAACCCGGGACGGCGCCCTCCTCCTCGCCGTGCAACGGCTCGAACCCTGGGCCCCGTACCCCCTGGAGGTGTACGCCGCGTTCGCCTCCGCCGGCCTGCGGAACCCGGCGTACGAGCGGTTCGCGGCCGGACTCGTCGCCACCCGCGGCTGGCGGACGACGGAACACCTGCCGAACCGGCTGCTCAGCGTGCTCAACTCGGAGCGCCGCACCGGCTTCACCCCCCACGAGGCCACCGCCGCCGCCCTGCGCCGCACCTGGCTCGGCGGCCTGCCCGAGCCGTGGACCTTCGAACGGGCCGCCGGGTACACGCTCACCCACGTCGTCTACCACCTCACGGACTGGGGCGACGAACCGCACCGAGTGCCCGAGGACATCGCGGACTACCTGCGCATCTGGCTGCCCGTCTGGATCGACGGCTGCGTGGAGACCCAGGCCTGGGACCTGTGCTGCGAGTTGCTCGCCGTCGCCGCCTCCCTCCCCGAACCACCCCCGCCGGAGCTGACCGACGACGCCTGGCAGGCGCTGGCACTCGCCCAGGACGCCTCCGGCGCACTGCCGGAGATGGGCCGCGGACCGAACGGCGAGGACGTCCCGCGGGTCTTCCGCAACTGCTACCACTCCACGCTCGTCGCGGCGTTCGCCGCCACCCTCACCGCCGCCCGCCGCCCCGGCGCACCTGACGGCGGCACGACCCACCGAGGAGTACCGGCATGA
- a CDS encoding thiopeptide-type bacteriocin biosynthesis protein, whose translation MVDVERLLADCLADARTASLGTLPLSGEGAAYAEARRTFLAAGLRALRDDVPETGWVQLGLAPWPDAWPALYRRLADTAHELTGCGWAGDFFFMHKPPGLRVRFHATRPAGVAALRAELLRRFDRRDGAWTSPAEGVYEPETYLFGGVTAMPLVHALFTADSLAWLDHHAARGKPGAPPPADWRVSLTLLRAALDGLGIVGWEHRGVWQVVRDDTGRRMVAGLRDAPVRRAADGIRAYWDMTCEEQLDTLPAPWRDGLRDHQDAVRRAAERWRTGYFETGDATVGPRRAAAHYAVFHWNRGRFPLARQCLLTEALASDGSDTPDPEDR comes from the coding sequence ATGGTGGACGTCGAGCGACTGCTGGCCGACTGCCTGGCGGACGCGCGTACCGCATCCCTCGGAACACTTCCGCTCAGCGGGGAGGGCGCCGCGTACGCCGAGGCCCGCCGCACCTTCCTCGCCGCCGGGCTGCGAGCCCTGCGCGACGACGTGCCGGAGACCGGCTGGGTGCAACTCGGCCTGGCACCCTGGCCGGACGCCTGGCCCGCGCTGTACCGGCGGCTCGCCGACACCGCCCACGAACTCACCGGCTGCGGCTGGGCCGGCGACTTCTTCTTCATGCACAAACCACCCGGCCTACGCGTCCGGTTCCACGCCACCCGGCCCGCCGGCGTCGCCGCCCTGCGCGCCGAACTCCTCCGCCGCTTCGACCGCCGCGACGGCGCCTGGACCAGCCCCGCCGAAGGCGTCTACGAACCGGAGACCTACCTGTTCGGCGGAGTGACCGCCATGCCGCTCGTGCACGCCCTGTTCACCGCCGACTCCCTGGCCTGGCTCGACCACCACGCCGCACGCGGCAAACCCGGAGCGCCACCACCCGCGGACTGGCGGGTGTCACTCACCCTGCTGCGCGCCGCCCTCGACGGCCTGGGCATCGTCGGCTGGGAACACCGGGGCGTCTGGCAGGTCGTACGGGACGACACCGGGCGGCGCATGGTCGCCGGACTGCGCGACGCACCCGTACGACGGGCCGCCGACGGCATCCGCGCGTACTGGGACATGACGTGCGAGGAGCAGCTCGACACTCTCCCCGCCCCCTGGCGCGACGGCCTGCGCGACCACCAGGACGCCGTCCGGCGGGCCGCGGAACGCTGGCGCACCGGCTACTTCGAAACGGGCGACGCGACCGTCGGCCCCCGCCGGGCCGCCGCCCACTACGCCGTCTTCCACTGGAACCGCGGCCGGTTCCCCCTGGCCCGCCAGTGCCTGCTGACCGAAGCGCTGGCGTCCGACGGCTCCGACACCCCCGACCCGGAGGACCGCTGA
- a CDS encoding VOC family protein has translation MLTTDFVPGTPNWIDLGAPDTEAAAAFYSAVFGWTFRSAGPDAGGYGFFQRDGRTVAALGPLTGEGASPAWTPYFHTRDADATTDDVRRAGGSVRVPPMDVFTAGRMAAFTDPTGADFAVWQPRTTTGVDVVMEPATLCWTELHTTDTTAAKEFYRSVFSWRYEDMDTGGGTVYSVVSAPGGGTGDDAGQGGITPLQPHGPASGPGSAWHPYFGVHDCDATYATATEHGATGLLAPTDYPGVGRLALLKDPSGAPFALIKGDPSTT, from the coding sequence ATGCTGACCACCGACTTCGTCCCCGGAACCCCCAACTGGATCGACCTCGGCGCCCCCGACACCGAGGCCGCCGCGGCGTTCTACTCCGCCGTGTTCGGCTGGACCTTCCGGTCCGCCGGCCCGGACGCCGGCGGCTACGGCTTCTTCCAGCGCGACGGCCGCACGGTCGCCGCACTCGGCCCCCTCACCGGGGAAGGCGCGAGCCCCGCCTGGACGCCGTACTTCCACACCCGGGACGCCGACGCCACGACCGACGACGTGCGGCGGGCGGGCGGTTCGGTGCGCGTCCCGCCCATGGACGTCTTCACCGCCGGGCGCATGGCCGCCTTCACCGACCCGACGGGCGCCGACTTCGCCGTCTGGCAGCCCCGCACCACCACCGGCGTGGACGTGGTGATGGAACCCGCCACCCTGTGCTGGACCGAGCTCCACACCACCGACACGACAGCCGCGAAGGAGTTCTACCGCTCGGTCTTCTCCTGGCGGTACGAGGACATGGACACCGGCGGCGGCACCGTCTACTCCGTCGTCTCCGCACCCGGCGGCGGCACCGGCGACGACGCCGGACAGGGCGGCATCACCCCACTCCAGCCGCACGGACCCGCGTCCGGCCCCGGCTCCGCCTGGCACCCGTACTTCGGCGTGCACGACTGCGACGCCACCTACGCCACCGCCACCGAACACGGCGCCACGGGCCTCCTCGCCCCGACCGACTACCCCGGCGTCGGGCGCCTCGCCCTGCTCAAGGACCCCTCCGGCGCGCCCTTCGCCCTCATCAAGGGCGACCCCTCCACCACCTGA